The following proteins are encoded in a genomic region of Cataglyphis hispanica isolate Lineage 1 chromosome 1, ULB_Chis1_1.0, whole genome shotgun sequence:
- the LOC126849049 gene encoding putative uncharacterized protein DDB_G0282133 isoform X1 yields the protein MGKVKKRPELLHCGKSRNILRNLMLRDFGLHTTHKTSTHGLEPIAEANLVLKDHKELKCSLPGVPRATFLMVFSPDGSMVASTHGNHNVYITEISTGRNIRILSGHPRTPWCIAFHPSSNQILASGCLGGQVRVWDLSGGSEIWNADSHTVIASLAFHPFERLLVIATYNEIHFWDWSKSQPFAVAATKTDKEKVRYVAFDNLGRKLITGIANTPQVQPQWDRAPVGQLLRTSLVNFRYQPREGFPDVELSPWHLWNHSSIYGRGSTDNHTPDRTSRAYLFMRRGHEMSSLSRFASHQQFRNSARQEEARFQRRRNLSEGTMSMLRWPSCHRRCNDRHHELVRQLRTAISFRNNAQSASTSSGTVTIEIRRNSFLPYDVELNQTNEATSSPNITRNLPRPTGNPTNADNVENRSADDSNDDDFPYTSVRNRDREPNTTNTSHLRDTLYERLNNVWDERMRGRSVQDPERRINLCYRNLVDQYVTLVRRYFDISRNRDTIDRGTDPMDMPETSANSEESNNNRSESSAATESSIRRLRNELNSSAQANNTNLERHLQRYQRLLMERCEQEEIGTTLHNLREALNAAAENNSSCLVRLQKLRERLQRQTTTLFEYSNNRNTRLQLLRNALNDEIEALNNMEAQFTNTSSRIERLRDEFAMYGFIPRNRHIATDPSQVNLSDAEWRALTQNDGQLPSTSSASSRIHESTVFPSTSYNGENEENSAIWPESANDRENTNTLSRNTGRAMRRRFDATNIEDEPPRRRKRKLGPMLSAYLEDSSSSSDESYPQASTSSHNGASNFTVSSHSAFQPNVPKSTQRANSQTREATTSSPRLNESDRNRFPNNLNNESDGNNIQNRTSRNTQNLQESRSQEFSSRNSLRKMLDTLQRNLHADRVENNSGQQVSLDDSENGYWLLEENSNSDSNLDDTNNSNSNSRRWTSRWIQLDNSIRNMEYTDLNERTQLRSSSENENQSFNDRHRDQRNHLLSPISANPTRYEQPPLFPFRSLRENQSQRMEQNQIPSSSGSNSAHSQMSNSDVADTVELMGSVNDPVAVRIADAINRENNQSTEIDRQQQEQNQERNIDDANLDSSDIDPIVLGNIDPRESSLGVRQGIQLLSRHIDNMHRLCRARLEIVQLCQVRKMWEDLQRQIRSLHVTVRIERQNSDQTETQRDNPGPSTSAASSSNESAKNFKKALLENYQRENSENIRDTRSYIDQNQPSTSRGITDFDEHYEDESTLPGNIEGSTTNISLSNLLPSDTELRRTQRLKLNEMLDGLYARLMSRCQNCDSRVANVASRTKNDDHTYANLTSEGDVQLPSMSSVVSNIGANSNLPAVTAITTTTEPLPSISSFVSNIDRASSSRSTQVSDTNANYTAMGDVTVNNNNNNNNNNNNNNNNNNSNNNNNNNNNNNNNNNNNGNDITANSLSQDSANQNEANSAFASSLEPSANNCNRQRGKQTIFRRIKLHRARQNLRTQSNNLFRHCKHVRRPWNLRRNTFQPNNSNNNDCLDVDVDRTRSSNTSEYLQKMILRLETLVRQQRALARNSNTDRGSDGDNRRSEASRDNDNREMEEIREATRLRARQVLGLMVRSLIQFFEVTRSGNGSQSNVLYEQMYKLYVLLHLALELTDLLLAQLVITRRELESSQYRSFTADLSVDNQNEETRNNSVDSSLQTENDRNNDMLRLYRECVSNFRFNLPYTSSVDSVEDLFSINRNRRDLTQEVRQQLIQAADAFRQSRQNINNNSSENQSDRVVTASSSDNGDDINYDDNAQSEDNRHSTSEHALSAEVQSIVERIQSSSSIDNDEVRTGNENRMIDAAHHSRESRNLNDSYLTRNYRNATVSEPAMRRRADESRNSQERNTGLTNVNWRSYVYSSGDEQSIRSPQQRRRTRLVDTNTGVLRREFNVPELQVNSVPVNDFDNLSSNPRRRHNTPPILQSHMLPPYLINNFLYNNNDNRNNDRTNESTVQSGPGWAGLSNNSRNRVLAFWRNRFGPVFIPRYSELTANGGSRIGEGASGNPGGGGGGGDDGTGGGGTGGREGEGGQDPGNDNEYLDIEHIPVGMPFNSALEVQSYRVQAWDFSNGDIPDITDPDKNVVVRECRIHNDACIDISADGKLLATLLPSGRINVTTMLGIYSLQWETLGERIYSTKIDQTVVSVSMSPTQQHLLVGLARRVHIPARPFPMALIYKLKEKQHDDEKNVPSTDSTVESTYDSSEEILDDNISTNNTSRRNNNNVTASGYRSHVQDWRIRMRTELDIKRNKESMVLIRELLQSSRETSGYISLNCIRWAPQPGQGMIYATSSGQLNILQ from the exons ATGGGGAAGGTTAAGAAGAGGCCGGAATTGCTCCATTGTGGCAAATCGCGCAATATATTGCGTAATTTAATGCTGAGAGATTTCGGATTACACACAACTCATAAAACTAGTACACATGGATTAGAGCCAATAGCTGAAGCAAACTTAGTTTTAAAAGATCATAAAGAATTG aaatgtaGTTTACCTGGTGTTCCTAGAGCCACATTTTTGATGGTTTTCAGTCCTGACGG atctATGGTGGCATCTACACATGGGAATCACAATGTTTATATTACGGAAATTTCAACGGgaagaaatattagaattttgtcTGGACATCCACGTACTCCATGGTGCATAGCTTTCCATCCATCCTCTAATCAAATCTTAGCATCTGGCTGCTTGGGAGGTCAAGTTCGTGTTTGGGATTTAAGT GGTGGTAGTGAAATTTGGAATGCCGATAGTCATACTGTTATTGCTTCGCTTGCATTCCATCCATTTGAAAGATTATTAGTTATAGCGACATACAATGAAATTCATTTCTGGGACTGGAGTAAGTCTCAACCTTTTGCTGTAGCTGCTACAAAGACTGACAAGGAAAAAGTGag atatGTAGCTTTCGACAATTTAGGAAGAAAACTAATCACAGGAATTGCAAATACCCCACAAGTTCAACCACAATGGGATCGGGCTCCCGTGGGACAATTACTTAGAACTAGTTTGGT GAATTTTAGGTACCAGCCGCGAGAAGGCTTTCCGGATGTTGAGCTTTCACCTTGGCACTTGTGGAATCATAGCTCTATATATGGAAGAGGGTCGACGGATAATCATACTCCAGATAGAACTTCCcg tGCGTATCTGTTTATGCGCAGAGGTCACGAAATGTCCAGCTTGTCACGATTTGCCAGTCATCAACAGTTCAGGAATAGTGCACGGCAGGAAGAGGCGCGGTTTCAACGGCGACGTAATCTATCTGAAGGTACAATGTCTATGTTACGATGGCCCTCGTGCCATCGTAGATGCAATGATAGACATCATGAGCTAGTACGACAACTTAGAACCGCTATATCATTTCGTAACAATGCTCAATCTGCAAGTACTTCATCTGGTACTGTAACAATTGAGATTCGTCGTAATAGTTTTCTGCCTTACGATGTAGAACTGAATCAAACTAATGAAGCTACATCTTCACCGAATATCACGAGAAATCTTCCTCGCCCGACCGGGAATCCAACGAATGCGGACAATGTCGAAAACAGATCGGCGGACGACAGTAACGACGATGATTTTCCGTATACTTCAGTGAGGAATCGCGATCGAGAACCTAACACGACAAATACTTCTCATCTCAGGGATACATTATACGAGCGATTGAACAACGTATGGGACGAAAGAATGCGCGGAAGGAGTGTTCAAGATCCGGAAAGGAGGATCAATTTATGCTACAGAAACCTTGTCGATCAATATGTGACGCTCGTAAGACGATACTTTGACATTTCCAGAAATAGAGATACG atcgATCGTGGCACAGACCCTATGGATATGCCAGAAACATCCGCTAATTCGGAAGAGTCTAATAATAACAGAAGCGAATCATCGGCGGCAACTGAATCATCTATACGAAGATTAAGAAACGAATTGAATTCCAGTGCTCAAGCGAATAATACGAATCTGGAGAGACATTTACAACGATATCAGCGATTATTGATGGAACGTTGCGAGCAAGAAGAGATTGGAACCACTCTTCATAATTTGAGGGAGGCTCTGAACGCCGCCGCCGAGAATAATAGTTCATGCTTAGTGCGATTGCAGAAACTACGAGAGAGATTGCAACGGCAAACGACAACTTTATTCGAGTATTCCAATAACCGTAATACTCGTCTTCAGTTACTTCGCAACGCTCTCAACGACGAGATCGAAGCGCTTAATAATATGGAAGCGCAATTTACTAACACAAGTTCCAGGATCGAACGATTGCGAGATGAATTCGCAATGTACGGTTTTATTCCACGAAATCGTCACATCGCGACTGATCCTTCGCAGGTGAATTTAAGCGATGCTGAATGGAGAGCGCTTACGCAAAACGATGGACAATTACCTAGCACCAGTTCTGCATCATCGAGGATACATGAATCTACTGTATTTCCTAGCACAAGTTATAACGGAGAGAATGAAGAAAATAGCGCAATATGGCCTGAAAGTGCGAATGATAGAGAGAACACGAATACTTTGTCAAGAAATACGGGGAGAGCCATGAGAAGACGATTCGATGCTACAAACATAGAAGACGAACCGCCGAGGCGACGAAAGCGCAAATTAGGACCAATGTTATCAGCCTATTTGG aagatAGCTCATCTTCGAGCGACGAAAGCTATCCGCAAGCATCGACATCATCCCATAATGGTGCGTCTAATTTTACAGTTTCAAGTCATTCAGCATTTCAGCCAAATGTACCTAAATCCACACAACGAGCGAACTCGCAGACTCGAGAAGCAACAACTAGTTCTCCCAGATTAAATGAAAGTGACAGAAACAGATTCcctaacaatttaaataacgaatcagatggaaataatattcaaaatagaaCATCAAGAAACACCCAAAATTTACAAGAATCGAGATCTCAAGAATTCAGTAGTAG aaattcaCTCAGGAAAATGCTGGATACTCTCCAGCGAAATTTACATGCAGATCGGGTAGAAAACAATAGTGGGCAACAAGTATCTTTGGATGATTCGGAGAATGGATATTGGCTTCTTGAAGAGAACAGTAATTCGGATTCAAATTTGGACGATACAAATAATAGCAACTCAAACTCTCGTCGATGGACTAGCCGATGGATACAGTTGGATAATTCGATCAGAAATATGGAATACACTGACTTAAACGAGCGAACTCAATTGAGATCTTCATCGGAAAATGAGAATCAAAGTTTTAATGATAGACATAGAGATCAAAGAAATCACTTGTTATCGCCTATATCTGCAAATCCTACTCGCTACGAACAACCGCCATTGTTTCCGTTTAGAAGTTTGCGAGAAAACCAATCACAGAGAATGGAACAAAATCAAATACCCTCAAGCAGTGGTTCTAATAGTGCTCACTCGCAAATGTCTAATTCAGATGTAGCAGATACAGTAGAATTAATGGGAAGCGTTAATGATCCTGTTGCAGTAAGAATCGCTGACGCAATTAATCGCGAGAACAATCAATCGACGGAAATCGACAGGCAACAACAGGAACAAAACCAGGAACGAAATATAGATGACGCAAATCTTGATTCTAGCGATATAGATCCAATAGTACTCGGCAATATAGATCCGAGAGAAAGTTCATTAGGAGTTCGGCAAGGAATTCAATTGCTTAGTCGTCATATCGACAATATGCATCGTTTATGCCG AGCGCGCTTAGAGATAGTTCAGTTATGTCAAGTGCGTAAAATGTGGGAAGATCTACAACGACAAATACGATCATTACATGTAACAGTTCGCATAGAAAGACAGAATAGTGATCAAACCGAGACACAAAGAGACAATCCTGGTCCATCAACCTCGGCTGCGAGTTCATCGAACGAATCTGcaaagaattttaagaaagcTCTTCTGGAGAATTATCAGAGAGAGAACAGTGAGAACATTCGCGACACGAGATCGTACATAGATCAGAATCAACCGTCAACTTCAAGGGGAATAACCGATTTCGATGAACATTACGAAGACGAGTCCACATTGCCCGGTAACATTGAGGGAAGCACGACCAATATAAGTCTCTCGAATCTATTACCGAGTGATACGGAATTACGACGTACGCAGCGTCTTAAATTGAATGAGATGCTGGACGGCTTGTATGCACGGCTGATGTCACGTTGTCAAAATTGTGATTCTCGCGTCGCCAATGTCGCGTCGCGAACGAAAAACGACGATCATACATATGCCAATTTAACATCCGAGGGCGATGTGCAATTACCCAGTATGTCCAGCGTTGTATCGAATATCGGAGCTAATTCGAATTTACCGGCCGTTACCGCAATTACGACAACAACAGAACCATTACCAAGCATTTCAAGTTTCGTTAGTAATATCGATCGCGCAAGTTCTAGTAGATCGACTCAAGTATCGGACACGAATGCTAATTACACTGCGATGGGCGACGTAaccgttaataataataataataataataataataataataataataataataataataatagtaataataataataataataataataataataataataataataataataatggcaaCGATATCACCGCCAATTCCCTTTCGCAAGATTCAGCGAACCAAAATGAAGCGAACTCGGCTTTTGCATCGTCGCTTGAACCATCAgctaataattgtaatagacAACGTGGTAAACAGACAATTTTCAG acGTATAAAGTTGCATCGCGCGAGACAGAATCTTAGAACTCAGTCCAATAATCTGTTTCGTCATTGTAAGCATGTCAGAAGACCGTGGAATTTACGCAGAAATACATTCCAGCCTAATAACAGCAATAACAACGATTGTTTAGATGTGGATGTAGATAGAACGCGAAGTTCGAACACGTCCGAGTATTTACAAAAGATGATTCTACGACTAGAAACGTTGGTCCGACAGCAGAGAGCCTTAGCTCGGAATAGCAATACTGATAGAGGATCGGATGGTGATAATCGTCGATCAGAAGCTAGTAGGGACAACGACAATCGAGAAATGGAAGAGATTCGTGAAGCTACAAGATTGAGAGCTAG ACAAGTTCTTGGCTTAATGGTGAGATCTCTGATTCAATTCTTTGAAGTAACAAGATCAGGAAATGGCTCTCAAAGCAATGTTCTCTATGAACAAATGTATa aactgTATGTGTTGTTACATTTGGCGCTGGAACTAACCGACTTATTACTAGCACAGTTAGTGATAACAAGACGCGAACTGGAATCTAGTCAATATAGATCTTTTACTGCCGATTTATCGGTCGACAACCAGAATGAAGAAACGCGTAATAACAGCGTCGATAGTAGTCTACAAACGGAGAATGATCGCAACAATGATATGCTGAGGCTGTATAGAGAGTGCGTCTCGAATTTCCGATTTAATTTGCCTTATACATCTAGCGTGGACTCCGTGGAGGATCTTTTTTCGATAAACAGAAATAGACGTGACCTTACGCAAGAAGTGAGGCAACAATTGATACAAGCCGCAGATGCATTTCGCCAGAGTAgacaaaacattaataataattcgtccGAGAACCAAAGTGATCGGGTAGTAACTGCATCTAGCAGCGACAATGGCGATGATATCAATTACGATGATAACGCTCAAAGTGAAGATAATCGGCATTCGACTTCCGAACATGCCTTGTCAGCGGAGGTACAGAGTATCGTGGAAAGAATCCAGAGTAGTAGCTCAATCGACAATGATGAAGTCAGAACAGGAAATGAAAATCGAATGATCGATGCTGCGCATCATTCGCGCGAATCGCGAAATTTGAACGACAGCTATCTAACTCGGAATTACAGAAATGCTACAGTGTCTGAACCAGCAATGAGAAGACGCGCTGATGAATCGAGAAATTCTCAAGAAAGGAATACCGGTCTTACCAACGTAAATTGGAGAAGTTATGTTTATTCATCGGGAGACGAACAAAGCATCAGATCGCCGCAACAGAGACGTCGAACTCGACTCGTAGATACGAACACGGGTGTACTTCGACGAGAATTCAACGTGCCCGAACTTCAAGTAAACAGCGTACCCGTGAATGATTTCGACAATTTATCCAGTAATCCTCGAAGAAGGCACAACACACCGCCGATTCTACAGTCGCATATGCTTCCTCCATatctaatcaataattttctctataacAATAACGACAACAGAAACAACGATCGGACAAACGAATCGACAGTACAATCTGGACCAGGTTGGGCTGGATTATCGAACAATAGCAGAAATAGG GTATTAGCGTTTTGGCGCAATCGATTTGGACCTGTTTTTATACCTCGTTATTCCGAACTCACTGCTAATGGAGGTTCACGAATTGGAGAAGGTGCTAGTGGCAATCCGGGGGGTGGCGGTGGTGGTGGCGACGATGGAACTGGTGGTGGAGGAACAGGgggaagagaaggagagggagGACAAGATCCTGGAAACGATAATGAATATTTGGATATTG aacatATACCAGTGGGTATGCCGTTCAATTCAGCGTTGGAAGTGCAGAGTTATCGAGTACAAGCCTGGGATTTTTCTAATGGTGATATACCTGATATTACAGACC CTGACAAAAATGTCGTGGTGCGCGAGTGTAGAATTCATAATGATGCCTGTATCGATATATCTGCAGATGGAAAATTACTAGCGACTCTTTTGCCATCTGGTCGTATAAATGTGACTACCATGttag GTATTTACAGCCTGCAATGGGAAACATTGGGAGAAAGGATTTATTCGACGAAAATTGATCAAACGGTAGTATCTGTCTCAATGTCACCAACGCAACAACATCTTTTAGTAGGATTGGCACGCAGGGTTCATATCCCTGCCAGGCCGTTTCCGATGGCtctaatctataaattaaaggAGAAACAACATGACGACGAGAAAAATGTTCCATCGACGGATTCGACTGTCGAATCTACATACGATTCATCTGAAGAAATTCTCGATgataatatttctacaaataataCTTCCCGACGAAACAACAATAATGTTACAGCCAGCGGTTACAGATCGCACGTTCAAGATTGGCGAATACGGATGAGAACCGAACTGGACATTAAACGTAACAAAGAAAGTATGGTGCTTATTCGGGAATTGTTGCAAAGCAGCCGAGAAACCTCGGGCTACATAAGTCTAAACTGCATTAGATGGGCACCGCAGCCCGGTCAAGGGATGATCTATGCTACAAGTAGCGGAcagctaaatattttacaatga